aaaagattaatagtttttttttttaaatgagttaacttatgaaaaaaataatgggcttattttaggcccaatacctaaaataagccccaaacactaattttttttcaaaaaccggttaccggaccgggtaaaaccggaaccggccgggaatcgggaccccggttaaccggggtcccggttccgttTCAAAATCGAATCGGGTGTTCTCAGTTCCGCccgttttggccaaaaaccgggaaaccggaccgggttgacacccctaagcTAAAGAAATTGTTTGAGCTACACGATTCAATCAAATCTTTAGTCAAAATAGTTAGCAGGATGTAAAgctttttttggtatttttttttggctattttagcTAGCCTAATTTGAATGGTGGCTTAGTTAAAATGGTTAGCTAGATATGAAactttttttgacattttttgttACTGGATCTGCCAAAATAACCTGATTATTTTAGCCAGTCCGTTGTGAGTGGGGGCTGAAGAAATTGTTTGTGCCcctcttttattttgattattattattatttttttttttaattttgtttttggcgAATCTGTGCTAATTGCCCATGACAAGTTGGGTTTTTGCTATTGGGTTTCCCTTATGCACATACACCCAACAATTACGTTTCTTCTTGACTTGTTCAGATTTTAAAAtcataagaattttttttttttgggaagcaaatcataagaaattttgatgcaattaatataaaaatggtTTCATTTAAGAGTAGTACGTGAAATTATATGTAATTTAATTTCTACCGGAGGACTGCTGCATGACTTCATCCACTTAATAGAAGTCATCAGCCCATGAAGGTAAGCTTCCCTTTGGATTTTTCAGACCTAATATTGAATCTACAATATCTGCACTCCTGGCCTTGatattcaattttattaattaaaactgATATTATTAAGGCATGCATATTGTGTTTAGAAAGGAAAGATGAATCCAAAATAAAAGGAGTTAGGAAAAAGGCCGTACGTTAAGGAAagattgttgtaaaattaatttgacaTGCAATTGCAATTGCAGGTATCAAATATCAATAATAGGAAAGGGTCTAAATATCAATTTCAGTCATATTAATGAGAAGCGAACCAACCCATATTAATTAACTAAGTACTATAAcaggaaaattaattaattacatcaaTGGAGAGAGAATCACGGACAGCTGGATTAATGCCATTGATTCTCTGCAAGGATATttgagcttaattaattaatatttgattcttgcactgattatatatatatatatctataagAAAGAAATCATGTCGACCAAACCGATTGACCACCATAATTATAccaccttaattaattaattaattaaacctcTGCGACAGCCATATATAGCATGCAAAAATACCAAAAGACTTGAAGATCGATGACGACGACTCCTGATCTCCCGCAAGAGCTCATAACCCAGATAGGTACTTTCCATACTACCCATCAAGCCTCTAGCTTGTTCGGTTTCGGTTTCAGTGTGTTTCCATGCAAGTCATGGTTCGCCCTAATAATCAACGACTCATATTTCATCAATTTGCATCTCGATCAGTCGCTCCAAACAACGCATCCTCATTTTAGCGAGCTCTCTCAGCCACTCAGATTACCTCATTATTGTAAACTTTTCCAACGAGGGCTGTGAAGATCAAACACCCACTACACCACTCAGAAATCAGCGATATTTGCAATTACACATGCCTTAATTTCAAACAGAAGAGAACCCACCCATGACAAATATAAAGGACGCGAACCACTTGAACAAAAGAAGCAAACTTACTGGAGCAGAGACTTTCACGTTCACTGAAAGAAGCCAACTCAACAAAGAGCAAAAACGAACACCAGGAAATCCGGCCTCTTTTGTCTCAGACAATCAAATCTGATTAGAAGAAAAGGGAAAGCGTTAGATCCTCACGTCACGTAAAATAATGGGAAGAGAATAGACTATAACCGAGCATGCACATTCACATCCTATTACTAGCTCGTTAATCCTCAACCAAACCCCAATGGCTCATGAGATCGATGTAGATCGAAGAGCTCCTCATTCGCTTCATTTTGTACGATCCTAGCTAGCCAAAAAAATTCCATGTTAGATGTACGTAATTCAATACACACTTAAAAAATATCAgatgaataatattaattataagtaACTCAAAACTCAGACTTCTGTCTGATCTCTGAagcccaatatatatatatatatatatatctcacctTCTTCACCAGTTCTGAACATTTCGGGCGGCTTGCTTGGTGCAAATGATCAAATGGTAGATCATGCATGTGATATCCTACaccagctatatatataaacacaattCATTTCACACCCTTATTAATTACAGCAACACCCTTATccttttccaaagaaaaaaaagcactCCTAATAGTTTCATACATtagggaaaagaaaataataaataataaataaaagcaaacataatatatatatatataacatagaGATCAAACATGAATAAAACATcatccaaattaaaatacatataCTAAACATCACAACCACATCAGCTAAATCCCAATCATACCAAGTCTTTAGTTTAGTTgtcattacaatttacaaattcatataattaataataaaattataagtaGATGGATGATATCCCCCTCCTCAGTCCTCAGCGCCATTTTAGTTTGGAAACAACCTGAGACAAGCAAAAAGGagatttagaaaaagaaaaaaaacgtttgattaaaagaaaaaaaaaaaaaaaaaacataatactAACAATAGCTCCGCGTCTTCTGAGACAAACACCCTGAGACAAACAAAAAGGAgagttagaaaaataaaaatcgtttgattaaaagaaaaaaaaaataataatacttacACGGGCTCAGCGTCTCCTTGTCTCGTGAACGCCAGCTTCAACTTCTTGGACTCCCGACGGTACCAGATTCGAAGGATGCTGTCGATATCAAATTCGGGAGCAACCCCGCGGTTTGCAAGGTAGTTGGTAATGTTTATGAAAACTTTACAGTATTCAAGGGGGCTAATACCCGTGACGCCTTGGCCTTTCTCAAAGCGAATATCAGCGCCATAACTTACCATTTCAACCGGAGGGAAAACTTGAACAGATATAAACGAGCCATCATTAATTGCTTGCTGGAGCTCCTCTGTACAGATGTTATAGAAGGGCCTTACATCCATCTGAGGTAGGCAGATTTCCTTGTTAATAATAACAGCCGGGGTGATTTGTGTTTCTGCCAGCAGATGAAACTGGGTCAGGTCATCATTGAGATCCATCACGGCCTGAGGGCTGAAAGCCGGCTGCAGCTTTATTTCAAGCAAGTTGTCAACCCACCTGTAATATGCGTCAATCCTACGATGAGGATTGAAATCCACATTTCCAGGGAGGTGCAGCATAAATTTGGCTTTACCAGGTTTCAGGGAATAGACCAACAGGAGATCATCATGAGGCGCTCCTCTGAAAAGAACCCTCGTGTTGAAATTCAGTGTGAAAGAAGGAGGCCGGGGATGGTTGAAAATTTCATTGGGAATGGAGCTAGCAAATTGCACGTAGTGTTGCCTCCAAGAAGTAGTTATGCGTCGAACCCTCAAATCTCGATCAGACAACATTTTATCAAAGAGGGCTGACCAATCGTTAGCCATATATGGTGACTCTGTGAAATGTGAATGGAATGGAATGGAGAGAGGGGTACTTCCCAATCCCGAATCCTGTGTTTATTATATAGAGGGAGATCGGAGAGGCAGCTGGAGGTAGAACAGGCCATCGATGGCCTCTTGCCGTGTGAAGAAGAGCTTTTTTCCATATTTGTAATGGAAAATAGACTTGCTGCCTCCACTGGAAAACTGAGAAGGGGtcgaaagaagaagaaagaaaatgactcCACTGCCTCAATTAAAACCTCTCTCGATCTCTTTCTTGCTTGCTCTCTCGATCGCGTGCTCATATTAATttccatctatatatatatatatatatctgaagGAAAAGGAAGGGATATTCTTACTTGCGCATTTAAGCCATGATCAGTACAAATCTAGGCGAATCAAAAGCAGGCACATCTGTGTTATgagttatttaataataaaaaacactgtctaaaaaatctttaaaaattgttttgcaAAAAGTAAACCTGATTTCCTCCTTTGTAAACTGATGACCGACTGCTCTGAGGCTGAAGATATGCAGATCGAGgctgaaagaagaagaaaggaaaaggaaccCGTGTTAATTTAATGTCTCACGTGGGTAGATGTTGCCTTTACTCACCTCAATAAGGGAGCCAGCTTGTCTCAACCTTTACTTTCCAGCCGTTTGATTTGAACATTTACTCGTTACAGCTTTTTTACACCAGCTTTTTGACTGACACACTCCATCTCTTCTACACGCCATCAATGTTTctgctattttctttttaccGAGCtctccttttaaaaaaaaaaattgaaaaagtaagagaataatcattttacaaattttatatctattttttaatttaatttttgttaaacaaacTCTAAAAAGTACAGAATATTTAGTTTTATATGGTTATTTAGTCATTTCTCTTTTGTCtcgatttctcttctttttttctttttttttttaaaaaaaaactttaatttttaaaaagatttctAGGAGTGCTCAAGTAGATCAAAATCCTATGacttaaacaaaatttttgattGGCATTAAAACCCTTAATTGATAGAAATTTccattgaaaataataataataattattttttatttattcagcAAATTGAATTTTGAACCCTTTCCATTCAGTAAA
This genomic interval from Corylus avellana chromosome ca3, CavTom2PMs-1.0 contains the following:
- the LOC132174835 gene encoding uncharacterized protein LOC132174835, which gives rise to MANDWSALFDKMLSDRDLRVRRITTSWRQHYVQFASSIPNEIFNHPRPPSFTLNFNTRVLFRGAPHDDLLLVYSLKPGKAKFMLHLPGNVDFNPHRRIDAYYRWVDNLLEIKLQPAFSPQAVMDLNDDLTQFHLLAETQITPAVIINKEICLPQMDVRPFYNICTEELQQAINDGSFISVQVFPPVEMVSYGADIRFEKGQGVTGISPLEYCKVFINITNYLANRGVAPEFDIDSILRIWYRRESKKLKLAFTRQGDAEPVVFVSEDAELLLFPN